TCCCTTAAAATTGTGTTAGTAGTAGCACTATCCACTAAACATAATTCTTCTTCCATCGGATTTTTCCCGTAAATTTCTTTCTCTATTCTCTCCGATGGCCTACTTGCTTTTGGCAGAACAAGTGCTGATAACGTGAAGAGAGACAAAGATAGAATGGCAAATGGATGCTTTCATTGATAGGGACATGGGGTATATATAGTACCCCAACAGTCGTCAGTACATAGTCGGTTTACATGATTGCGTCGCTTCGAAGAGGTGCAGCGACGGTTCTAAGTACACAGCGTTTGGACAACGCTAGAGAATAACTGCTAGGTAGTTTTCTTAATAGAAATCCTAACTGCCTTATTAGCCTAATTATCACGCTAATTTATTCCTAACATTTTCCACTGAGAGGACAGGCAACGGTGTCCTGGAAACTCCCAAATGTAGGTCAATCATCCCCTCTTGCTGCGCCGCCCCCACAGTTTTTCGACAAAAAAGATCGCAAAGAAGTTAATTACACCAAATCTCTAGGTCAACAAGATATCCAAAAAAACATCAAGAATATGCACTACTACGAAAAAAAATAAAAGAGAGGTAAATAAAAAAACAAAGATCACGTCGCGGCCATATTGAAATACTCGCAACAGCAGCAATCTAACCACCACCCAAGACAACACCCAGACTAAAAAAATTCTTCAAAAGCAACACTTTTAAAGGAAGAAACCATGCACAAGCGTTATCCTCGCTTGATCgaagatcttgggttttcactagGGAGAAAGTCTGTTTTTTCATGTTAGAAATAGCACTCGGTACTCGGAAAGCACCAACAAAAATGTAATCTTCATGTGCAGCCACCCCCTGTCCGTTGCCGCAAGTCACCAAACACCCAACACAAAGGAAGAACCTTTGCAGCAAGTCTTCATCTCAAGTTCTCAACAATACACCTATCCGTCATTGCAAACCTCGCATTCACCATGACTTTATCCGCCTTTGTCAATATTAGAAAATCTATATTTAGATATGTCCCAAATATTACAAAAATCTATATTTAAATATGTCCCATGGCAGCAATAAGAAAGCGAAGCATCACGCCATGCCCTCACGAAGCTGCCCTAGCTGAAGATAAAAGTCACACACAACAAGATCCATTCCAATCTAGATATGCAATAGCGTCACGTGCCAATCAGCGAAAACCTCCGAGAGTAAGACTAAAACTCGTTGGTGTCCAGATCGAGAAGGCAAAAGGCCGACATGAAATGGACCATGGACATGGCAAAATTTAAGCCGCCCCAAATTTGTATGTCCATAACAGGACATGGACACGGCAACATTTAAGCCGTCTCTTTCAGCAAACAGGTAAGGTTTACCCAAGAACAGGAAATTTATTTCCACAGAACATTTTATTTGCATATACGCAAACAACACCCGGCTCAGCTCGTCAGTGCTTAACGGTTGCCAGAAAAACTATGACAGTCTGTTATTTCACCATATATCCGGGAAAAGTTTCGGACATCAACTTATGGTTAATTCCAGACAGAAGACTCGGCCTGGGCAAAGTACTCAGTTTGTTTCATCAGTTTTGCAACAAACTCGCAACTGAATGGGGTCTACATTCTAGAGGCTGCAGACATCTAGGCACCTACCTACACACTGCACTAGCCTATGCATGAGTCACTCAAATTATTTCTGACAACTGACATGTACTCACGGTTCGTTCCTCGCGTGCCCACCGAAAGCGCCTGCGTTCTGCACGTGGGATGTCATGGCAATTCCTTTCATCTTCAGGTCTCCCGGAAATGGCAATGCTTCCTGGCGTAGCTGATGCTGATGCTGCTGCCGGACGGTGCCTAGGTGCTGCTGTTGCAAATGCATTTGAGGTTGCTGGTGCTGGGAGCGGATTTGGAGTTGCTGAAGCTGCTGAGCAGCCACAAGAGATTGCATCTGGCTACGCTGGTAGCTTTCTGAATCCACTCCGTAGGAGGACATGCCGAATTTTCCCATTTTCCCACTGTTGGCGTTGTTAACCTGTCCTGTTGCAATCTTCAGTTGCTGAACCTCGTCCCTCAGTCTGTCGTTCAGTGCTACATGCAAACAAAGAACGGTTACACACTTGCagtattaaaaaaaaaaaaacgcaaCCAACCCAGGCACTAGCACCCGTTGGCATTTTTATAGAAGAAAACTCGTGAGCACCCGCCGAACCCAAggttcgaacccgggtgggcagcGTGCGCTCCCGCACGCCTAGCCACCAGACCGACGGTCTGTTCTCACTTGCAGTATTAAAGATAGTAGGGAAACAAAGTAAGCAAGCATAGCCAAAAGGCTAACACAAGGGTTAACTCTGCCATTTAGAATTGGAAGGAGACCAAAAATAGCTGTTGAATCTCTAGATGATCAAGAAACATGAGGACAAAATCCAAGAGAATACCTAACTCAAAGTTTCTACGTGAGAATAAGTAGACATGTATAATTTAGAACATCATTGAGTAATTTGCGACTATGGAAGTACATGACATGAAATGAGCGTCGTATGAAGTAAATATCTTCGAATTTGCAATGCAAAGAAAACCTTACCATCCTGCAGCCTGACCTGCTGCTCCATTGTTTGCACCCGCAACTTCAAATCACCATTCTCATTTGTTAAACCAGTGGTATCTCTCTGTATCATATCATACAAATAATAGACTCGTCAGTTATGGACAACCTAAAAGAATTAATTTAAAAACTAGAAAATATGCAGTACACTGACAATATGTATCTGTAGAATATCAATAGTATGAAATACAGTATCTATATACGACTGGTAATAATATGTCAGATGTAAACAACATGCACAAGAATAGGGGCTCCACCATATCTAAAAGCTCACTAGTTAGACGCTCCCATGGCATGCCAGGGGGATAAGGTCCGTTGCAAGAATGGCCTTTGTCAAGGCGATCTTCTAGTTCCGAATAAACTACTTTCTTAGGTGTCCAAGCATGTATTGAAATACCAAGTAACCCACAAATTTAGTAACTACTATATGCAAATGTAAAGGTATTTTACAAGATcaaattggcaaaacataaaacaACTGAACAAATACTACCTCTGTTCTGTAAAGTAAGGCGTATAAATTTTTCCTGAAGTCAAACAATGTAGAGTTTGACCAACATTATAGGAAAATCTATTGAGAACTATGGTAGTATCTAGATATAACATGGAAATGTATGTCAGGATGTATCTAATGACATTGATTTGGCATGGCAGATGTTGAcagctttttctcaaaacttgGTCAAAGTTTACATCCTTCGACTTTTGAAAAAAAAATACTAGTACACCTTATTTTACGGAACGGGGGTAGTAGACAATAACGACAGTTGGAGATTCTAATAGAACGTCTAAATATAATAGGATGCATTGAAATGCCTTAACATCGGTATCGACCATTGGAGAGACTATAGCAAGTGTCAGCAAACCAACTTAATACCCAGATTTAAACCATCTAATGCATATCAATATGCAAGAATTTAAGTTAAATTAAATCCAATTAACAAACCTGCAACATGGACAATTGAGCTGATAGTGTAGTTGCTTCTGTTTGAAGACACTGTACTTTTCTCTCGAGCTCCGCGATGTAGCGCATCTTTCTTTCTTTTGACCTAGCAGCTGACTGGCGGTTGGCCATAATCCTAAAAAGTTTCAACAAAATAAAAGGTAAATCAAATTAACCTAAGTAGCGAGCACAAATCCCAAAAGGCACACACAGTCCATAACACCACACAAGTGGAACATAATGAATCATATCAAAATACCAAACAAAGATGCATCTAGATTGTTCTAGCAAAGAATAACACTACGTAGTTGCTCTCATAAGATGAGCAGCCAAGAGTATAATGTTTTGTACTAAAATTACCACTAGAGCAAAAGGCAATATTACAGTCGTGAAACGCTGCTCTTACATGGCCTCCCCTCCAGGGAAGGTAACGCCAGTGGCATAGCTCCCATTGTGGCACCTGCCATAGCTAAACATCACATTTACCATTATCCCATCCTAATGTTGAGACTAAAACCAGCGCCATGTGTATATACATCGACCTATAGGAGAAATCTAACACAGGAACATGTATGAGCGATGGTTGGCTCTTTTCATTTGAACCGGAAAGGTCACTTGCTATGTCAGCATTTACTTAGCACTAATGGTGTCCATCATTGTCTATTTGTCTCGGAACAAAACAATTAATTTGAGAGTGCGTAATGGATAGATTGATTTTTGTACGAGCCAATAATAGGCTGTGTATGTGCTACAAACATCGATAAATACTTTGCCAATTTGTTTACCCTACCTATTGTTACCATACTATAGGCACGTCCATACCAAAAATCTAGTCCGTCCTCCACCACTTGGTAACGCAGAAGTTGAAATAAAAAATCTCTGCTGATAATGAATCACATCTAGTAACATTTTTTTTTAAACTGCTGGCTAAATGATATTGACAGTGACATATAGAGATACTTTGAATTAACTAGTGAACCAATTGTAAGGACCTACTTAAGTACCTACTTTACATCACCCattcaccagcaccaccaccatattTTAATATGCACATCACGCCCTAGAGGTAATAAGATTAAGAAGAACACAAAGTTGTGCAAATACACTTTGTTTTTGGCACCACTATATCAATTATTAAGCTAATACACTATTATAGCTGTAATGAAACTCTATAGAAATACTACATTTCCCCCCATTAAGAAAAGAGCCTCTAATCCAAAATAGATACAGTCCTCAGTAGCATCAGGTTCCTGCTTAAGTGCCAATAATAATGCCTAAAATAGCAGACAGTTCTCACTCATATGATTAGTTGATTACTGCTCGCTAAAAATGACATGATTCCAGATCCCACAACTTTTTCCCTTTTCACACCCCGGTACCCGTGTGGCTCCTTTTGGAAGAAGCAACTTTCCCTGAAATCGGTTTTGCTACACAACACGCCGTGGAACATGTCCCTGTCAACCGCCGCAATCTATgtcttattcggggaaatcccctaACGATGCCGAGAATAGCAACGAAGCGAAGGAGGTCGGTTCGTGGTTCCAGCAGAGGTTAGGCTAGGAAGTGTATCTCACCTCTTGGCGCGCTTGGGGTCAACGAGCGCGAGCTCGGCGAGCTTGGCGTCggagatggccttcttggcgtcggcggcggccctcccgccgagcgcggcggcggaggcgaagGAGGTGGAGCCGTCCATGGAGATGCTGTGCTGGTGGCGCGGGCGCGCGGGCATCGGCGGCGGGGGCGGGTAGGGCGCGGCGGGGTCGACGGGCTCGCCGAGCCTGCCGCCGGCCTCGAGGAACATCTGGAACATGCGgctgcccgcgccgccgccgccgccgccgccgggcccctcctcgtcgtcctcgtactcgtcctcgtcgtcgacgacgccGAGGTCGGCGGCGTCGAAGGCGAGGTCGTCGGGGAGCGCGGCGGCCCCGAGGAGGATCTCCGACTGCGCGCGGCGGTGCCTGGGCGCGCGCCGCGGCGGCGAGTCCTCCGGCGTGGGCGGCGCGACGTCCGATcccgcggcggaggcggaggcggaggtggaggcgtccATGGTGGGGGATCTGGGAGGGGAATGCGGGGCCGTGCGCCGGCGATGGCGGGGGCGGGGTGTAGCTTTGCcttaggaggaggaggaagaagacatgctcGCCCGGACCCGGAGCTTTGACCCACCCATTGACTCCGCAGAGGGAAAGCAAAAGGAAAGGTGGGACAGCAGCGGCCAATGCGGCGGCGTGCCGCGCTCCATTGTCGTCATGGCTCCCTACTAGCCTGGACCCAAACCCAAACCCTGTTGGGCTGGCTTCGGAACCTCCGACCTCCGAGCCCATGGTTCTGGACTCTCTCTTGCAGGGCCTTGCGTCGCGGTCCAGCGACAATCCATCAGTTGAACGTTATTTTTATTTTCACGTCATTTTACATGAAATTGCCGCAAGATTTTTATCTTAGGTTTCGACCAACTGAGTGGATACGGTTTCGACGAACTGAGAACAACATTCTTAGGTTTCGGCAATTGACAATCCATCATGCCCTGTCAAATTTTTATCTTAGGTTTCGACCAACTGAGAACAACATTCTACAGCGAGTGACCACAATGTATTTCCAAAAATATACATACCCTTGTTCTATCATTCTCTTGAGGCAATCAGAGGTGGATATCAAGTTGCGAGATTCCTCTGTGTGCGCGCAGGGGTGACAACGGAGTGGATACGGTCGAATAGTAGTGAAATCCATATTTGTATCCATATTTTGCTCGGATTCCAAATTGGAGCAGATAGTGTGCACATACAAATATAAAATCGGAGACTCAAATATAGATCGAATGCGGGACGAGTAGTTTAGAACCAACctcaggttgggtggttaggagggtggttgtacctccAACCCACCAAAGTTCAAAACCTAAGTGTGTCTCATAAAGTCGGAATTTTCATTTAGTGGGAGGCAACGTTCCTAtcttgagtgtatgcgcgtgtatgtgagcatcTACGTTTGTACTGTGCTTCTAAAAAAAAGTAGGTTCGGTTGCAGATAACCATTTTGTCGAATCTCTCTTTTTGAAACGAAAATATGACTAACTAGTGAAGTAAAATTAGCTTATAAAATTTATTCTACAAATCAACGATAGATactactaagagcatctctagcagagcccctAAAAGGGCTAAAACCAAAAAATAACCGCTAAATTACAGGTTCTGGCTGAAAAATGGTGCCGATCACTAACCATAAACGAGGTGAAACTGGAAAACAAAAATCGGGTGAGATCGAAACCCATACGCGGCATGTATTTGTAGGGGCCGACAGAGCGAACCGAATGCAGCCCGCACACAATCCCTAGATTGCGCGCGACGGAAGTTTCAGCTCctcccaaccgccgccgccgccgatctgcGCGCCCTCACCTTCCTCTGTGCAGTCGTCGTCCGATTTCTCCACGGTGAGTCTCGAATCGACCCAGTCGGCCGCCATTGCTAGCTCGCAGGCGCCACCAACCTCTCCCGCGGTCGTCGGAGCTTCTGCCGCTCCACCAACCACCCCGGCAACCCCTACGACCCCGGCGACCCCCGCGGAGGTAGCTACCACGGTCTCGTCGACGAGCGTGGTGAAGCGGCGGCACGCGGGAACGCATGTGGTCCCGCAAGCTGGTGCCGCGGCGGCCACCGGTGATGTCCCGGCGGTGGCAACGAAGCCGAAGGAATCCCGCGCCAGGCCGAAGAATTCTGCGCCCAAAAGGACGAAAGTGAAGGCCACGACGAGCCGCGCCGCGCCCCGCCTCCGCTCCCCTCCCCGccaaccccggtccattcttttacatcgaatacaatctactgtaatacttgttcttactgttatttgcaaacatcatcttccacattatacatctaatcatttgttacagcaagccggtgagattgacaacctcactgttacgttggggcaaagtactttgattgtgttgtgcaggttccacgttggcgccggaatccctggtgttgcgccgcactacactccgccaccatcaaccttcacgtgcttcttgactcctactggttcgataatcttggtttcttactgagggaaaacttactgctgtacgcatcacaccttcctcttggggttcccaacggacgtgtgctttacacgTATCAAgcacgttttctggcgccgttaccggggagatcaagacacgctgcaaggggagtatcccacttccaatctctttaatttgtttttgtcttgctttactttcttttatttattgctttgttagttctttatatcaaaatacaaaaaaaaattagttacttgctttactttatttactatcttgtttgtgttctctatattaaaaacacaaaaaattagttacttgcatttactttatctagtttgctttatttactattgctaaaatgggtacccctgaaaatactaagttgtgtgacttcacaagcacaaataataatgatttcttatgcacacgtattgctccacctgctactacagtagaattttttgaaattaaacctgctttactaaatcttgttatgagagagcaattttctggtgttagttctgatgatgctgctgcccatcttaataattttgttgaactatgtgaaatgcaaaagtataaggatgtagatggtgacattata
This region of Lolium perenne isolate Kyuss_39 chromosome 2, Kyuss_2.0, whole genome shotgun sequence genomic DNA includes:
- the LOC127335389 gene encoding probable transcription factor PosF21; amino-acid sequence: MDASTSASASAAGSDVAPPTPEDSPPRRAPRHRRAQSEILLGAAALPDDLAFDAADLGVVDDEDEYEDDEEGPGGGGGGGAGSRMFQMFLEAGGRLGEPVDPAAPYPPPPPMPARPRHQHSISMDGSTSFASAAALGGRAAADAKKAISDAKLAELALVDPKRAKRIMANRQSAARSKERKMRYIAELERKVQCLQTEATTLSAQLSMLQRDTTGLTNENGDLKLRVQTMEQQVRLQDALNDRLRDEVQQLKIATGQVNNANSGKMGKFGMSSYGVDSESYQRSQMQSLVAAQQLQQLQIRSQHQQPQMHLQQQHLGTVRQQHQHQLRQEALPFPGDLKMKGIAMTSHVQNAGAFGGHARNEP